In Patescibacteria group bacterium, one genomic interval encodes:
- the rpsG gene encoding 30S ribosomal protein S7, whose translation MRGKRAPLRKILPDPKYGSETIAKFINYVMRKGKKTLAQKIVYQSFEIVKEKTKEDPLEVFQRAIRNASPQVEVKSRRIGGANYQIPVPVNERRKFTLAARWLIEAAREKKGKSMIEKLAEEILAAAKNTGSAVEKKERLHKTAEANKAFAHLAKFVK comes from the coding sequence ATGCGTGGCAAAAGAGCACCTCTTAGAAAAATTTTACCTGATCCAAAATATGGGAGCGAAACTATTGCTAAATTTATTAATTACGTAATGAGAAAAGGTAAAAAAACATTGGCCCAAAAAATTGTCTATCAAAGTTTTGAAATCGTCAAGGAAAAAACAAAAGAGGATCCCTTAGAAGTTTTTCAAAGAGCGATTAGAAATGCCTCACCCCAGGTGGAGGTCAAATCTCGTCGCATTGGCGGGGCCAATTATCAAATTCCTGTGCCAGTCAATGAGAGAAGAAAATTTACTTTAGCTGCTCGTTGGTTAATTGAAGCAGCTAGAGAGAAAAAAGGGAAATCGATGATAGAGAAATTAGCCGAGGAAATTTTAGCCGCGGCAAAAAACACTGGTTCAGCTGTGGAGAAAAAAGAAAGACTTCATAAAACTGCTGAAGCTAATAAAGCCTTTGCCCATCTAGCCAAGTTTGTTAAATAA
- a CDS encoding CDP-alcohol phosphatidyltransferase family protein, producing MLEENKKIFEEAIKKSDQYFSLVRLSPNIITLGSLIFAIFSFISLIKNNLWLAGFSFLLAALLDWLDGKIARATKRVTRLGAYLDTIIDRYVEGLVLLGFLFLSLPKFILPATIWVFLALFGSLLTTYSKSARKEKGLSAQKSKFSLAGRGERIILIALSMFLGILNLRLTTYLIFALAIISNFSAFQRIFLTIKKYL from the coding sequence ATGCTCGAAGAAAATAAAAAAATTTTTGAAGAAGCAATAAAAAAATCAGATCAATATTTCTCTCTCGTTCGTCTTTCGCCTAATATTATTACTCTTGGTTCGTTAATTTTCGCGATTTTTTCTTTTATTTCTTTAATAAAAAATAATTTATGGCTGGCTGGGTTTTCTTTTCTTTTAGCCGCTCTTCTTGATTGGTTAGATGGAAAAATTGCCCGAGCAACCAAAAGGGTTACTCGGTTAGGTGCTTACCTTGATACAATCATTGACCGATACGTGGAAGGACTTGTTTTACTCGGTTTTCTTTTTTTATCTTTACCCAAATTTATTTTACCTGCAACGATTTGGGTTTTTCTGGCTCTTTTTGGTAGTCTTTTAACCACCTATTCAAAATCAGCGAGAAAAGAAAAAGGACTTTCGGCTCAGAAGTCAAAATTTAGTTTAGCTGGTCGAGGCGAAAGAATTATTCTCATTGCCCTCTCGATGTTTTTAGGAATCTTAAATCTTCGCTTAACGACTTATCTTATCTTTGCTCTTGCCATTATCTCTAATTTCTCAGCCTTCCAACGAATCTTTTTAACGATCAAAAAATATCTTTAG
- a CDS encoding PHP domain-containing protein → MKVDLHIHTYYSRDSLSRPKDIIEMALERGIQGLAITDHHEIKGAIEALKIAFDKNILIIPGLEVKSQEGDILALGITKKIPQGRPALETIRLIKKIGGLAILPHPFSWTNPFKFKKIDLTELINLIDAIEVLNAAIFRTANQKALFFSQKYSLPFTAGSDAHHPSFVGRSYLELIKEVKSEKEVFEEIKKKNTCLGGREINLLEMVKDKTFKTVKIIKSFLYARRK, encoded by the coding sequence ATGAAAGTTGATCTCCACATCCATACTTATTATTCTCGCGATAGCCTTTCTCGTCCAAAAGATATAATTGAAATGGCTTTAGAGCGAGGTATTCAAGGCTTGGCTATCACCGACCATCACGAGATTAAAGGAGCCATTGAAGCATTAAAAATTGCTTTTGATAAAAATATTTTAATTATTCCTGGTCTTGAAGTAAAAAGTCAAGAAGGCGATATTTTGGCTCTTGGCATTACCAAAAAAATTCCTCAAGGACGACCGGCTTTGGAAACGATAAGACTTATAAAAAAAATTGGTGGCTTGGCTATTCTCCCTCATCCTTTTTCTTGGACCAATCCTTTCAAGTTTAAAAAAATCGATTTAACCGAGCTAATTAATCTCATTGATGCAATTGAAGTTTTGAATGCAGCTATTTTTCGCACGGCTAATCAAAAAGCTTTATTTTTTAGTCAAAAATATTCTTTACCTTTCACAGCTGGCTCTGATGCCCATCATCCTTCTTTTGTTGGTCGAAGTTATTTAGAATTAATAAAAGAAGTAAAATCAGAAAAAGAAGTTTTTGAAGAAATTAAAAAGAAAAATACTTGTCTGGGGGGTAGAGAAATCAATTTATTAGAAATGGTCAAGGACAAAACCTTCAAGACAGTGAAAATAATTAAAAGTTTTCTTTATGCTCGAAGAAAATAA
- a CDS encoding 50S ribosomal protein L28 — MSRICQICQRGTRVKISRSHSNIATKKRQYLNLKKKKIGKRKIKICTRCLKAKSKIKITKNRGVAQLV, encoded by the coding sequence ATGTCTCGAATTTGTCAAATTTGTCAAAGAGGGACGAGGGTCAAAATTTCTCGTTCTCATTCTAACATCGCCACCAAAAAAAGGCAATACCTTAATTTAAAAAAGAAAAAAATTGGCAAAAGAAAAATCAAGATTTGTACCAGATGTCTCAAGGCAAAATCAAAAATTAAAATTACAAAGAATCGGGGTGTGGCCCAGTTGGTCTAA
- a CDS encoding MBL fold metallo-hydrolase, whose protein sequence is MKTLKNKPESRSVWLIFLVGGLLIINLVFLGYFYFREKEDIQGRQFLTLSPSETNLSGQEGRLKIIFLDVGQGDAILIRTPEKKNILIDGGPDKNIIYKLDQYLPFYERKIDLLILTHPDPDHLNGLVEILKRYQVGQVFYNGVKDEDLTYQEFLREIEENKIKKEIIWLGRNFIFDNLYLETLFPFENLIGQKFKNDNEASLVLKLTFGQIKILLTGDATKKVEEKLIKNNLDLKADLLKVAHHGSKDSTSLEFLEKVQPTYAVISVGKNKYGHPSLRVLRNLEKIKTQILRTDQLGDIIFEINQHNASLQIRCQFTNCHK, encoded by the coding sequence ATGAAAACCTTGAAAAATAAACCTGAAAGTCGTTCTGTCTGGTTAATTTTCCTTGTTGGCGGCCTTTTAATTATCAATTTAGTTTTTCTTGGCTATTTTTATTTTAGAGAAAAAGAAGATATTCAAGGGCGACAGTTTTTAACCTTATCGCCCTCCGAAACGAATTTATCTGGCCAAGAAGGAAGACTCAAAATTATTTTTTTAGACGTTGGTCAGGGTGATGCCATTTTAATCAGAACGCCGGAGAAAAAAAACATTTTAATTGATGGTGGTCCAGACAAAAATATTATTTATAAATTAGATCAGTACTTACCCTTTTATGAGCGAAAGATTGATTTACTGATTTTAACTCATCCTGACCCGGACCATCTCAATGGTTTGGTTGAGATTTTAAAAAGATATCAAGTTGGACAAGTTTTTTATAATGGCGTGAAAGATGAAGATTTAACCTACCAAGAATTTTTAAGAGAAATCGAAGAAAATAAAATAAAGAAAGAGATTATTTGGCTGGGAAGAAATTTTATTTTTGACAATCTTTATTTAGAAACATTGTTCCCTTTTGAAAATTTAATTGGTCAAAAATTTAAAAATGATAACGAGGCCTCTCTTGTTTTAAAATTAACTTTTGGTCAAATTAAAATTCTTTTGACTGGTGACGCGACCAAAAAGGTTGAAGAAAAATTAATCAAAAATAATTTAGATTTGAAAGCTGACCTCTTGAAAGTTGCCCATCACGGCTCAAAAGATTCAACTAGTTTAGAATTTTTGGAAAAAGTTCAACCAACTTATGCCGTTATCTCAGTAGGAAAAAATAAATATGGCCATCCTTCTTTACGCGTTTTAAGAAATTTAGAAAAAATCAAGACGCAAATCTTGCGAACTGATCAATTGGGTGATATAATTTTTGAAATTAATCAGCATAATGCGAGTTTACAAATAAGATGTCAATTTACAAATTGCCATAAATAA
- a CDS encoding nucleoside monophosphate kinase encodes MEFPIFKTKIEGLNQKFDLNDPEERKKYFELKAGKEIRKLREYLKKNTFVAYLLGKKNSGKGTYAKMFAEVVAPEKIVHFSVGDAVRAIDQEFRDPKRKEDLIDFLKRNYRGFMPIEKALNSLAERSTKTLLPTEFILALIKREIAKLGHKALFIDGFPREMDQVSYSLFFRDLIDYRDDPDIFVLIDLPDSIINERIKYRVVCPICQTPRNLKLLPTKEIGYNEKTKEFYLCCDQPTCQKTRMVAKEGDALGIEPIKDRLTKDGKIIAQAFSLFGIPKILLRNSIPVAKAKEYVDDYEITPEYTYIWDEKSSQVKIIEKPWVVLDDQNVPSYSLLPPPVVLSLIKQLVSVLNL; translated from the coding sequence ATGGAATTTCCCATTTTTAAAACAAAAATTGAAGGATTAAACCAAAAATTTGACTTGAATGATCCAGAAGAAAGAAAAAAATATTTTGAATTGAAAGCGGGTAAGGAAATTAGAAAACTAAGAGAATATCTGAAAAAAAATACCTTCGTTGCTTATCTTTTAGGTAAAAAAAATTCTGGCAAAGGAACTTATGCCAAGATGTTTGCCGAGGTTGTCGCACCGGAAAAAATCGTTCATTTTTCTGTCGGCGATGCAGTGCGCGCCATTGATCAGGAATTTAGAGATCCAAAAAGAAAAGAAGACCTTATCGATTTTTTAAAAAGAAATTATCGCGGTTTTATGCCTATTGAAAAAGCTTTAAATTCTCTAGCCGAGAGAAGTACCAAAACACTTTTGCCAACAGAATTTATTTTGGCTCTAATTAAAAGAGAAATTGCCAAGTTAGGACATAAAGCACTTTTTATTGATGGCTTTCCTAGGGAAATGGACCAAGTTTCTTATTCATTATTTTTTCGTGACTTAATTGATTATCGTGATGACCCAGATATTTTTGTTTTAATTGATTTACCCGACTCTATTATTAATGAAAGGATCAAATACCGAGTTGTTTGTCCGATTTGTCAAACCCCTAGAAATCTTAAACTTTTACCGACTAAAGAAATTGGTTATAATGAGAAAACAAAGGAATTTTATCTTTGTTGTGATCAGCCAACCTGTCAAAAAACTCGAATGGTGGCTAAAGAAGGTGACGCTTTAGGCATTGAACCAATTAAAGATCGGTTGACGAAAGACGGAAAAATTATTGCTCAAGCCTTCTCTCTTTTTGGTATTCCAAAAATTCTTTTAAGAAATTCAATTCCGGTGGCTAAAGCCAAAGAATATGTCGATGATTATGAAATTACACCTGAATACACTTATATTTGGGATGAAAAATCATCTCAAGTGAAAATTATTGAAAAGCCTTGGGTGGTATTAGATGATCAAAATGTTCCTTCTTATAGTTTATTACCACCACCAGTCGTTCTTTCTTTAATTAAACAGTTAGTCAGCGTGCTGAATCTTTAA
- the rpsL gene encoding 30S ribosomal protein S12 codes for MSPTISQLIKKGRKKIQKKSKSVALQTIFNILKRKRISKPSPFKRGVCLKVTTMTPKKPNSALRKIARVRLSSGEEITAYIPGIGHNLQEHSVVLVRGGRVKDLPGVRYHIVRGVYDAAPVEGRKQGRSLYGAKKSK; via the coding sequence ATGTCGCCAACTATTTCTCAATTAATCAAAAAGGGTCGAAAAAAAATTCAGAAAAAGAGCAAATCTGTTGCTTTACAAACTATTTTTAATATTTTAAAAAGAAAAAGAATTTCTAAACCCTCGCCCTTTAAAAGGGGCGTGTGTTTGAAAGTAACGACGATGACACCAAAAAAACCTAATTCTGCCTTACGAAAAATTGCTCGTGTCAGACTTTCTTCGGGTGAAGAAATTACGGCCTATATTCCTGGCATTGGTCATAATTTACAAGAACACTCGGTTGTTTTAGTAAGAGGAGGGAGGGTTAAAGATTTGCCAGGCGTAAGGTATCACATTGTAAGAGGCGTCTATGACGCGGCGCCAGTAGAAGGAAGAAAACAAGGACGGAGTCTTTACGGGGCAAAAAAGAGCAAATAG
- the tuf gene encoding elongation factor Tu produces the protein MAEREKFERIKPHLNVGTIGHVDHGKTTLTAAILKCLRAIGLKAEDKGVDQIDNAPEERERGLTINIAHVEYESPKRHYAHIDCPGHADYVKNMITGAAQMDGAILLVSAPDGAMPQTREHILLARQVGVPAIVVFLNKIDMVEDKDLVDLVEEEVRDLLKKYEFPGDEIPFIRGSALKALECGCGKEDCQWCGPIIKLVNTLDSYIPEPKREIDKPFLMPIEDVFSIEGRGTVVTGRIERGKIHLNDEVEIVGLRPTQKTVVTGIEMFRKSLDEGQAGDNTGILLRGIKKEEVERGQVIAKPGTITPHTEFEAETYILSKEEGGRHTPFFSGYKPQFYIRTTDVTGEVTLPEKIEMAMPGDTLNLKIKLIKPVALEEKQRFAIREGGKTVGAGVVTKIVK, from the coding sequence ATGGCTGAAAGGGAAAAATTTGAAAGAATTAAACCACATTTAAACGTGGGCACTATCGGCCATGTTGATCATGGCAAAACCACCTTAACGGCTGCCATTTTAAAGTGTTTAAGAGCCATTGGTTTAAAGGCCGAGGATAAGGGCGTTGATCAGATTGACAATGCGCCAGAAGAAAGAGAAAGAGGATTAACGATTAATATCGCTCATGTTGAGTATGAGTCACCGAAAAGACATTATGCTCATATTGACTGTCCAGGACACGCTGACTACGTAAAAAATATGATCACTGGTGCTGCTCAGATGGACGGTGCGATTTTATTAGTTTCTGCACCCGACGGTGCTATGCCTCAAACCAGAGAGCATATTCTTTTGGCCCGTCAGGTTGGTGTTCCGGCCATAGTTGTTTTTCTAAATAAGATTGATATGGTTGAAGATAAAGATTTGGTTGATTTAGTCGAAGAAGAGGTTAGAGACCTTCTTAAGAAATACGAATTTCCCGGCGATGAAATTCCTTTTATTCGCGGTTCAGCTCTTAAAGCTTTAGAGTGTGGTTGTGGCAAAGAAGATTGTCAGTGGTGTGGACCAATTATTAAATTGGTCAATACCTTGGATTCTTATATTCCGGAACCAAAAAGAGAAATTGACAAGCCATTTTTGATGCCTATTGAAGACGTTTTCTCTATTGAGGGTCGAGGGACGGTGGTAACCGGTCGAATCGAGAGAGGAAAAATTCATTTAAATGATGAGGTAGAAATTGTTGGTCTACGACCAACACAAAAAACGGTAGTTACTGGTATTGAAATGTTTAGAAAATCATTAGATGAGGGTCAAGCGGGTGATAATACTGGTATTCTTTTAAGAGGAATTAAAAAAGAGGAAGTAGAAAGAGGTCAGGTTATTGCTAAACCAGGCACGATTACTCCTCATACCGAATTTGAAGCGGAAACTTATATTTTATCAAAAGAAGAAGGAGGTCGACATACCCCATTTTTCTCTGGCTATAAACCACAATTTTATATCAGGACAACTGATGTGACTGGTGAGGTGACCTTACCAGAAAAAATAGAAATGGCTATGCCTGGTGATACCCTTAATCTTAAAATTAAACTGATTAAACCAGTGGCTTTAGAAGAGAAACAGAGATTTGCTATCCGGGAAGGAGGTAAAACGGTTGGAGCAGGGGTGGTGACAAAAATAGTTAAGTGA
- the rplC gene encoding 50S ribosomal protein L3, with the protein MVMKFILGKKIEMSQIFKNDQVVPVTLIKAGPCFVTQIKTKEKDKYEAIQIGFEKKKSKKIKKTEKGKEFKYLKEFRIKNSKSEIQEYKIGDKIEVSIFKPGEKVTISGLSKGRGFAGVVKRHGFKGMPASHGTKHDARHPGSIGATAPQRVLKGKKMAGRMGNERVSIKNLEVIEVQPEKNLLIVKGAVPGGRGNLLEIKSS; encoded by the coding sequence ATGGTCATGAAATTTATCTTAGGGAAAAAAATAGAAATGTCTCAGATTTTTAAGAATGATCAGGTCGTTCCCGTAACCTTAATCAAGGCTGGACCTTGTTTTGTTACCCAGATTAAAACCAAAGAGAAAGATAAATATGAAGCAATTCAAATTGGCTTTGAAAAAAAGAAATCGAAAAAAATAAAAAAAACCGAAAAAGGAAAAGAATTTAAATATCTCAAAGAATTCAGAATTAAAAATTCAAAATCAGAAATTCAAGAATATAAAATTGGGGATAAAATCGAGGTTTCAATTTTCAAACCAGGTGAGAAGGTTACTATTTCTGGCCTTTCAAAAGGAAGAGGATTTGCCGGAGTTGTCAAAAGACATGGTTTTAAGGGAATGCCCGCTAGTCACGGTACTAAACATGATGCCCGTCACCCTGGTTCAATTGGAGCAACGGCGCCACAAAGAGTGTTAAAGGGTAAAAAAATGGCTGGTCGGATGGGTAATGAAAGGGTGAGTATTAAAAATTTAGAAGTGATAGAAGTTCAACCAGAGAAAAATTTGCTTATTGTCAAAGGCGCTGTTCCGGGTGGACGAGGCAATTTATTAGAGATAAAAAGTTCTTAA
- a CDS encoding site-2 protease family protein codes for MNLFFFFFIIIPSAVIHEYFHAWSADKLGDSTAKEAGRLTLNPLAHIDPFGTILIPLFLFIYTHGRFLFAYAKPVPFNPYLLKNQKYGPGIVAVAGPLANLALAIIFGLMVRFLPLNSFTHFLSMITFANIFLAVFNLVPIPPLDGSRILFSLLPTYFKRYERILERMGLFLILIFVFFGLPLIFAIVSFTFKLIIGRPLLLWG; via the coding sequence ATGAATTTATTTTTTTTCTTTTTTATTATTATTCCTTCAGCCGTTATCCACGAATATTTTCATGCCTGGTCGGCTGATAAATTAGGAGATTCAACCGCCAAAGAAGCTGGTCGATTGACTTTAAACCCTTTAGCCCACATCGACCCTTTTGGTACAATTTTGATCCCCCTTTTTCTATTTATTTATACTCATGGTCGATTTCTTTTTGCTTATGCTAAGCCAGTACCGTTTAATCCTTATCTTTTAAAAAATCAAAAATACGGACCAGGTATAGTCGCGGTAGCCGGACCACTAGCCAACCTGGCTTTAGCTATAATCTTTGGATTAATGGTCAGGTTTTTGCCTCTTAATTCTTTTACTCACTTTCTTTCGATGATTACCTTTGCCAATATTTTTTTAGCCGTTTTTAATTTAGTCCCTATCCCCCCCTTAGATGGTTCAAGGATTCTTTTTTCTCTTTTACCTACTTATTTTAAACGCTATGAAAGAATTTTAGAAAGAATGGGTTTATTTTTAATTTTAATTTTTGTTTTCTTTGGCTTACCTCTTATTTTTGCAATCGTTTCTTTTACTTTTAAATTGATTATTGGACGACCCCTCCTTCTTTGGGGATAA
- the fusA gene encoding elongation factor G: MPREYSLEKTRNIGIIAHIDAGKTTVTERILYYTGKKHKVGEVHYGTTDMDWMELEKEHGVTITAAATTCFWQDCRINIIDTPGHIDFTAEVQRSLRVLDGAVVVFDGVAGVEPQSETVWHQAEKFNVPIIAFINKMDRLGADFYGSLKSIHERLTKNAYPIQLPIGAENNFKGVVDLLKEKAIIYLDEMGKEIKEEVPPPDLKEKIREYRHRLIEAIVEHDDKLMHQYLEGQEIKIEDLKKVLRKAIVEAKIVPVLCGSALKNKGVQPLLDAICDYLPSPLEVKPIEGFDPKTKEKIIRKPSDEEPFAALVFKIAADPFAGTLNYFRVYSGKLQAGSYVLNANNNEKERISRILRMHANKREEVKEIYAGEIAASVGLKNTATGHTLCDENHPIILEEITFPEPVISVAIEPKTKADQEKMSLVLSKLTQEDPTFKVKTDEETQQTIISGMGEFHLDILIERMKREFGLEVNVGKPQVAYKETITKPIKVEGKYIHQSGGRGQYGHCWLRLEPAERGKGFEFIDEIKGGIIPKEYIPAIKKGVIEALNEGVLAGYPVVDLKVAVYDGSFHEVDSSEIAFKIAAQRAIKEGEKMAAPVLLEPIMKLEVIVPEKFMGEVIGDLNAKRAKILETRTRGEARVIDALVPLAEMFGYATILRSMTEGRGSFTMEFSHYEEVPTNIQEKITTEVKK, from the coding sequence ATGCCAAGAGAATATTCTTTAGAAAAAACTCGTAACATTGGCATCATTGCTCACATCGACGCCGGTAAGACAACTGTTACCGAACGAATTTTGTATTACACCGGAAAGAAACATAAAGTTGGAGAAGTCCATTATGGAACAACTGATATGGACTGGATGGAGTTAGAAAAAGAACATGGCGTGACCATCACGGCGGCCGCCACGACTTGTTTTTGGCAAGATTGTCGCATTAATATTATTGACACGCCAGGGCATATTGATTTTACAGCCGAAGTTCAAAGATCCTTAAGGGTTTTAGATGGGGCGGTTGTAGTTTTTGATGGTGTGGCTGGCGTTGAGCCTCAATCAGAAACAGTTTGGCATCAGGCAGAAAAATTTAACGTGCCAATCATTGCCTTTATCAATAAAATGGATCGTTTAGGGGCTGATTTTTACGGCTCTTTAAAAAGTATTCATGAAAGATTAACGAAAAATGCTTATCCGATTCAATTGCCAATCGGAGCAGAAAATAATTTTAAAGGCGTCGTTGATTTACTGAAAGAAAAGGCAATTATCTATTTAGATGAAATGGGTAAAGAAATAAAAGAAGAAGTGCCACCGCCAGATTTAAAAGAAAAAATTAGAGAATATCGCCATCGATTAATTGAAGCGATTGTTGAGCATGACGATAAATTGATGCATCAATACCTTGAGGGGCAAGAGATAAAAATCGAAGACTTAAAGAAGGTTTTAAGAAAAGCAATAGTTGAGGCAAAAATTGTTCCAGTTCTTTGTGGTTCGGCTTTAAAAAATAAAGGTGTTCAACCCTTACTTGATGCGATTTGTGATTATTTACCCTCACCTTTAGAAGTTAAACCAATTGAAGGTTTTGACCCAAAAACAAAAGAAAAAATTATCAGAAAACCTTCTGACGAGGAGCCTTTTGCCGCTTTAGTTTTTAAAATCGCAGCTGATCCATTTGCAGGGACACTCAATTATTTCCGAGTTTATTCTGGCAAACTTCAAGCCGGCTCCTACGTTTTAAACGCTAATAACAACGAGAAAGAAAGAATTAGTCGGATTTTAAGAATGCACGCCAATAAAAGAGAAGAGGTTAAAGAGATTTATGCTGGTGAAATTGCCGCTTCAGTGGGTTTAAAAAATACGGCTACCGGTCACACTCTCTGCGATGAAAACCACCCGATCATTTTAGAAGAAATTACCTTTCCCGAACCAGTCATTTCTGTAGCCATTGAACCAAAGACAAAAGCCGACCAAGAGAAAATGAGCTTAGTTTTAAGCAAACTCACCCAGGAGGATCCAACCTTTAAAGTGAAAACTGACGAAGAAACTCAACAGACAATTATTTCTGGTATGGGAGAATTTCATTTAGATATTTTAATTGAAAGAATGAAAAGAGAATTTGGTCTGGAGGTTAATGTTGGTAAACCTCAAGTAGCTTACAAGGAAACTATCACTAAGCCAATTAAAGTTGAAGGTAAATATATTCATCAATCAGGCGGTCGTGGTCAGTATGGTCATTGTTGGCTTCGTTTAGAACCAGCAGAAAGAGGTAAAGGTTTTGAATTTATTGACGAGATTAAAGGTGGTATTATTCCTAAAGAATATATTCCAGCTATTAAGAAGGGGGTGATTGAAGCTTTAAATGAAGGAGTTTTAGCTGGTTATCCAGTTGTTGATCTTAAAGTGGCGGTCTACGATGGTTCTTTTCATGAAGTTGACTCGTCGGAAATTGCTTTTAAAATTGCCGCCCAAAGAGCGATTAAAGAAGGAGAAAAAATGGCCGCCCCAGTTCTTCTTGAACCAATTATGAAATTAGAAGTGATTGTGCCAGAAAAATTTATGGGCGAGGTGATTGGTGATTTAAATGCTAAAAGGGCAAAAATTTTAGAAACAAGAACTCGAGGCGAAGCGAGGGTAATTGATGCATTAGTTCCTTTAGCAGAGATGTTTGGTTATGCGACCATTCTTCGTTCAATGACCGAGGGTAGAGGAAGTTTTACCATGGAATTTTCTCATTATGAGGAGGTACCAACGAATATTCAAGAAAAAATAACAACAGAAGTTAAAAAATAG
- the rpsJ gene encoding 30S ribosomal protein S10 translates to MPRPKKVIKEKKEEIEFKPRLRIKLRAYDHRILDQSARTVIETLKRTGVKIFGPIPLPTEKRKYTVLRSTFVHKDHRDQFESRIHKRLIDVLEPTPKTIEALTDLQLPAGIDVEIKT, encoded by the coding sequence ATGCCGCGACCGAAAAAAGTTATTAAAGAGAAAAAAGAAGAGATTGAATTTAAACCTCGGTTAAGAATAAAATTAAGGGCTTATGATCATCGAATTCTTGATCAGTCAGCTAGGACGGTAATTGAGACATTAAAAAGAACAGGGGTAAAAATTTTTGGCCCGATTCCTCTGCCAACAGAAAAAAGAAAATATACTGTTCTCCGCTCGACTTTTGTTCATAAAGACCACCGTGATCAATTTGAAAGTCGGATCCACAAAAGATTAATTGACGTTTTAGAGCCGACGCCCAAAACGATTGAAGCTTTAACAGATTTACAGTTACCGGCCGGAATTGATGTGGAAATAAAAACGTAA